Part of the Micropterus dolomieu isolate WLL.071019.BEF.003 ecotype Adirondacks linkage group LG17, ASM2129224v1, whole genome shotgun sequence genome is shown below.
CTTGCACCTGGGAGGCATTAGGAGTGCCTAAAGAGGAGCTAGTGGAGGAGGAATCCCAGTTTTTTGAACTGCTGTCTGTCATGTGGAGGACCGACCCAGAGATGGCTCTGCTCGTGGCATCCTCCAGGTGGAgaaagacatttgtttttgagaCTGTTTCCAAGTTGTGTTCCGCACCCCCCCAGTGTGTGAaagctagcgctgctagccgccAGCCTGATCCGCCAGTCTCCTGCTCGGCTTGCGCTGCTAGTCCTCAGCCTGTCCCCTGTGCTGCTAGCTCCAGGCTGTCTGTTCCCCAGCCTGTTAAACCCCTAAGGACTTGTTCCAGGCCTGCTAGCTGCAGGGTGGGAGGCTTCTTCCTCTCCCGGCCTTCTAGCACCCAGCCTGCTAGTCGCCCGCCTGATTCCCTCccggctagcgctgctagccgccCACCTGGTCATCTCCCTCCTGTGTTGGCTCCATCATCCGGACTGGTTGGGGACTCCTGGACATCTAGCTCTCTGGTCTCTTTTTTGATGGACTTGCCGTTAGAACCAGACAGCCCTAGGACTGCTAGTTCCCAACCAGCTCTGAGTCGACCAGATAGCCTATGGCCTGATAGCCTGGAGGCTAGGCTTCCCCCGGAGTTCTCCTTTGAAGGGAGTCGCCTGGCCATCTTTTCGGGTTCCCGTGGTGGTCATCGGAGGCGACCAGGTCACCAGCAGCGACCCGTCTGCAACCAGCTTGATCCCAGGCcagctagcgctgctagccgccTGCCTGATCCCCGGCCCGTTAGCGCTGCTAGCAGCCTGCCGGATCTCGAGcagactcctgttccctcgtcggtggtccgaccggcaccagccccgtcggtggtccgaccgactcctgttccctcgtcggtggtccgaccaacaccagcttcgttggtggcccagccgactcctgttcctcgtgctccgtcggtggtccgaccggcacctgcttcgccggtggtccgatcgactcccgttccctcgtcggtggtccaaccggcaccagctccgttggtggcccagccggttccagctcctcgtgtccggtccatggtccccagcccagctgtccagttggtggtcagaccgactccagctctgcgtgtccggtccatggtccccagcccagctgtctcgcccgtggtcctcagcccagctctGCCTCCTGAGGTCCCTAGCCCCATACACCGGCCTCCGGAGAGATCTCTCCTTCATCGGTCACCTGCCTGGCCTCAGGTGAGCCCTTGTTCTGTTGGACGTCCTCCTGAACTGTGTTGCCCTCTTGACCCGGCTGGCCGGCTTGGTCGACCCCCAGAACTCTGTTTTTCCCCTGATTTCCTGTTGGGTCGTCCCCCAGGACGGCCTCCCGAACTGTGTTGCTCCCCTGATCTGCCGGGCCTCCTGGGTCGTCCCCCGGGACGACCGCCTGAACTGTTTGGTCCCTGTTCTCCCCCTGCCCTGCCTTTGGGCCGCCCACCTGAGGCTTTCTGGTTCCCCTTTGCTCTGCCTTCAGGCCGCCCGCCTGAGGATTCCCTGTCTGGAGCCCCGGCAAAGTTCTCAGGCCACCCGCCTGAGGTTCCCCCGACTGGTCCCCTTGAtctgcccggcctgttgggtcgtcctccgggacggcctcctgaactctGTTTCCCCCCTGGTCTGCCTGGCCTCATGGGTGGTCCCGCGGGACGCCTACCTGATCTGTTTTGCCCTCCTGGTCTGCTCggtcggcctcctgaactgccttGCCCTGCCTGTATTTGGCCCTTTGAGACTTTTTGTGTGGTTTTTCTGGCCCTCCGccctgacttgttttttttttttgtgtgatgtTTCGTTTTAGGACGTCAGGGGCCGTCcttttgagggggggggggggtactgtCACACATTGCCTGTCTACCATGccgtgttttgcacttttgtgtttagttagcgttattttggtctgttgggttttgtcgggtcattgtttattgtcacccagtgttgcagtgtgttctTCTGTTGTCAGCCTCACTCGTCGTGTCTTCCTGTTTCCCTGCTcgttttggattttgattttctgttggacaagctttgttttggactttgGTCTTTCAGCCACTCagtctgtaagtgtgctcgctttttgttgcCCTTAAATAAATCTCTGAACTGCACCTGCTAGCCTTGCGTCCtgtgtttgggtcctccaacctgctcaaccctgccaatatgaccagcacctgtacttAGCAGGACAGAAAAGAGGCTGTTCAACCCCTCCCTCTCCACAGGTCACCTCCGTGCATCAAAAGTACCACCTGTCCTGCCTCAACCTGATTCCTTTTACCACAGAATGGCTAAGCTATAAAACACCACTCCCTTCTCTTTTTAGCCGATGTGCAAAGGTGATAAGCCAGTAGTGCGAAAGGGGAGACACTAACAACCCCTTCCTTCTTGAGccaacaaatgtttcattataaactgtgtttgttctgtttaaataataatccttgctaagtgAGTAGTGGCGTTAGCCTCTTAGTTTAGTAGTAATTACCCTGTTGTTATACTTTAGTGACGTTTGAAGACTAGAGAATCATAcgaaagtaatctt
Proteins encoded:
- the LOC123986059 gene encoding proline-rich protein 36-like, producing the protein MTQPKMDPADIVRLSCTWEALGVPKEELVEEESQFFELLSVMWRTDPEMALLVASSRWRKTFVFETVSKLCSAPPQCVKASAASRQPDPPVSCSACAASPQPVPCAASSRLSVPQPVKPLRTCSRPASCRVGGFFLSRPSSTQPASRPPDSLPASAASRPPGHLPPVLAPSSGLVGDSWTSSSLVSFLMDLPLEPDSPRTASSQPALSRPDSLWPDSLEARLPPEFSFEGSRLAIFSGSRGGHRRRPGHQQRPVCNQLDPRPASAASRLPDPRPVSAASSLPDLEQTPVPSSVPHTPASGEISPSSVTCLASGRPPELCCSPDLPGLLGRPPGRPPELFGPCSPPALPLGRPPEAFWFPFALPSGRPPEDSLSGAPAKFSGHPPEVPPTGPLDLPGLLGRPPGRPPELCFPPGLPGLMGGPAGRLPDLFCPPGLLGRQGPSF